The genome window ATCAATTGTAAACACCATAAATACCACCAATAGTAATAAAATCAATGGAGTATTTTCCACAATTCCATTAGCAATATAGCAATTTAGACATTTATCATAGATAGTTACCTTATCAATTGGTCTGACCTGCCTCAGGCATCCTTCACGCCATACCTGAGCACAATACTCGCCATGCAACCATTGATCGCCCGAGGAGGCCGTCAGATGCCTTACCTAGAACCAAGCCACCATGGAAGCCATACTCAATTCCATCATGGAATGTATGGACGCCTTTGCAGTCACCTCCTCCTCCCCTAAAACCCCCTACACACCTACCCCACTTTCATCTTCACGACCTCAAATGAAGCTCAAGGTGTTGCGCTTCAACAACCAGGATCCCATGGGTTGGATCTTCAAAATTTTCTAGTTCTTTGACTATCAAGGGACCTTAGACCACAAGAGACTAACAATTGAATTCTTCTACATGGACGGCCCTGCCATCTCCTGGTACTAGTGGATGTTGAGGAATGGGTTCCTCACATTATGGCCCACCATGCTTCAGGCGCTCGAATCACGCTTCGCCCCTTCATACTATGATGACCCTCAAGGTGCTCTGTTTAAGTTAACTCAGTGAGGCTCCATCAATGAATACCTCACCGAGTTTAAGCGACTCGCAAACAGGATCGTGGGCCTTGCCCCTTCTTTCCTCCTCAGTTGCTTGGTTTCCGGCCTCAACCCGGAACTGCGCTAGGAAGTtcagatgttccaacatctttcTTTGCCTTAGGCGGTGGCTCTCGCCAAGCTTCGGGAAGACAAATTATAGGACCATTGCTGTTACTTTCGCACCCTTGTTCACCCTTCATCTTCTCTACCAGTTGCTTCCACCTCACCCAACCCTAAATTCACAGTCAAACAACTGACCTTGGAGGAGATGGCGGTTAAATGAGACAAAGGTCTCTGTTACCAATGTGACGAGAAGTGGATCGTAGGCCACAAATGCAAGCCTCGCCTCCATCTTCTCATCACCGACAACGACGAACCCTCGAACTTGGACCACCCAAATGTGAAGCCACCAGCTTGTGTTGACGACACAACACCACTTCCTCAAATCAACTTCAATGCTCTCTCGGGGATGTCGACGACCGAAACATTCTATTTATGCAACCATATTCGTCATCATCGCATAATAATTCTCGGGGACAGTGGAAGTATCCACAACTTCATCTTGAGTCGTTGCGGATATCGTATTGCGGTCCCTCCGCAGTTGATCAACAACCTCTACCCCTTGTAGCTTGCGATAACCATGATGATTCTAGACAGGAAATGGGACAAAACAACCACTCCCCTGACCAAGCTGGCATTGGTTCAATGGTTTGGGCATCCACCTGAGGGCACCATGTGGGAACGTTGGGAAGAGCTCTGGGGCTCCTACAACCTTGGGGACAAGGTTGTTCTCCCAGAAGCAACCCAACTAGCAACCTAGACACTACTAGGCCCAAGAAAACACGCACAAGGCCCCAATACCTCAGTGATTTCGTGTAGTTGCTGGAGCAGAAGAAGATAAAGCCATTAGATAATTATACCACTACAAATCAAttgtaacaaaattatattccaCACTCATTCTGTTATCATTTTGTTACATTCTTTGTTAGCCAATGATTGACAAATTCTCCTCAATTGTAAACACCATAAATAGTAATGAAATCAACAAAGTATTTCCCACAATTCCATTAGCAATATAACAATTTAGACATTTGTCATAAATAGCTACCTTATCACACCTCCTGGGTTTAAGACTTATTATACGCACACCCCCTACTTGGTTTACTCCTATACAAACCTCCCCTAGttataaaaattttgttataattgcaCCCTAGTTCTTCTTTATTGTGTTAGTTTTGTTAAACAAAACATATCATATGCATTGCCCATGCTTCTTTAATGAAATTGTAGGACACTTATGTCCTCATCTTCCTCAGATAATTGTTATAAGGTGAATTTTTGAACTTCATGGTACACTTGTGTAGTCATGTATAGGTTCGTAGTCCTGAAAAACATGAATGAGGGTTTCAACTTTCACAGTAATTTTGGCAACGGTggtttatgatattaatttatttaatttatcatttatgtaaacaaagaagaagataaacaactcacaattaataaataataaaattttggcCTCTAATAGTAATAGATTAAACTTTTCTTCTTTATTGTGTTAGTTTTGTTAAACAAAACATATCATATGCATTGCCCATGCTTCTTTAATGAAATTGTAGGACACTTATGTCCTCATCTTCCTCAGATAATTGTTATAAGGTGAATTTTTGAACTTCATGGTACACCTGTGTAGTCATGTATAGGTTCGTAGTCCTGAAAAACATGAATGAGGGTTTCAACTTTCACAGTAATTTTGGCAACGGTggtttatgatattaatttatttaatttatcatttatgtaaacaaagaagaagataaacaactcacaattaataaataataaaattttggcCTCTAATAGTAATAGATTAAACTTTTGTACATTGATATATACATAGATTTTTTAATCTGTGTATCCTATAATAATGAtgcacactttttttttgtcaatagaTGAATAGATAATTCATTGAAAAATGCCTTAGGGCACTTGCTCAAGCACACACATGATGTTAACAATAGTACACAAAATATCAACTAACGTAGGATAGACACACCCTCCAAACTAACAAAGTAGGAATCTTGCACTTACTCAAAAATAGAGAACATATATAGAAGGCCCATCCTTTTATTATAAAGAAGTACATAGAACTATGACcttttttcttcatcatttttttttctttgtattccTTTTGAATCTACTTGCGCTTAATTGCAACTTTAGACATGACGACCTAAAATCGACCTTTGGTGGTAGTCTACAATTACAGTAAAAGGGCTCTAACAATATCCATTGAAAAAGGTAAAATGTGGTGGGAAATGAAAGAGGTTGagaaaataattacataaataaactGAGAAAATAGATTGTTAGAGAAGAGAAGGAAACATAAATGGTGACCGGACAAGGATGAGAGAAAGGTAAATTAAGATAAAGGGGTGAATCAAAGAGGAGATGAGGAGATAaaggttaaaaaagaaaagaagggcagaattaagaaaaatctcttattatatatgaagCAAGAAAAACAACTTATAGTGGAGAAAAATACCTCTCATAAGAGTAGAAACCCTCCCGTGCACTTGCCAGGCTTCAATAGACCCACTTTCATTATCATTGTCATTACAAATTTATAACCTCTAGAGCTGCCAAAACATATCCACTCCACGTCAGATTTTCCTCTTCATATGATATATTCTTCCCACAGcacttctcatttttttattcacacattatatttaatcaattaatctAAATCTTACTAACACATTGAcacaatatttttcatttgttttcccttttacgTAATCATCcactatttttatctttgtcaAATATCCATGCATTCACATCCTCATTCAGAAACACAAGACAAATCCTCCGACTATAACTATTTTGCATAGtaaataatcaaacaagaaaGTTATACCTTCAGTTCATTATAATggtagaaaataatttatttcataataatttttattttgatttcttattataatattaattaaatttttttatatttctcataatattaatattagtagtagataataaatctataaataaattaataatgatataatatttatcatataaaattattattctttttcttatatttattatttttatttatgtcaaATAAATTAGGACTTATTTTATGACCGaagaagtattaaaaaaaaatcgaaaagcTTGTTTGCCAATGCAACGAAAATTATTCCAATCATACCATACATCTCAATCCCACAAAGAAAAgcatttcttttaataataataacaaaaaagtaCCACGAGGGTTATTCATCGCAACCCATTggttacacttttttttattatcaattcaCACATGTTTCATGGAAAATGTCGGATTCTCCGACATCACCGCCCTCTGCAGATCCTCCATGCACACACTACCGCCGCAAAACACCATCCTCGCACCGCATCTAACGGCGGCGTTCCGTACACTCCGCCACTCGCACCCAACCCCATTCAAATGATTCAATACTTCACACAACACCAGCTCCTCCGGTTCGGAAGTGTTCCTCACGTAAACAAAGTCCCCAATCCACGTCACCTCCACCGAACCTAACTCCGAACCACTGAATAGCTTCCGAACCATCTCCTTCGGCATCTCCCCCACTTCCTCCATCCCCGAACCTAATCCCCCCCGAACCCGAACCTCCCACAGCTTCACGCCTTTCACGTTCCCAACTTTCCCTATCAGCCCCGCCACCATCAACCTCTCTCCTAGGGTTCCGGTGACACAGTGGAAAACACTCTCATGAGGCCTCAAACTAAACGGTCCTTTCCACGTTTTTGAAATAGTTTCAAACGAGTAGGTCACTCCGGAGTGTTTCTCCGTCACGTGCATGATTTCTCCGGCGACTGCCACCGACAGCCACGAGGACGCCGTCGAGCTTTTCAGCAGCGCCGGCATGGAGGGACACGCCTCCCAGGCTTGGCTATTTACGTCGTACATCTCCACCGCGAGCGGATCGTCCTCGAACTCGCACGCGCCGCCAGCCACCACCACGCGCGATCCCACGCGCGCAACCACGGGATTGGTGCGCCACACGCGCGGGGAGGGCGCGTAGTGCCATTTCAGGTGCAGCGCGTCGAGGGAGAAGCTGAACTCGGATGGGGTGAGCGCGTAGAACAGCGTCGAGTGGGAGGATCGCACGGGGGAAGCGTGGGAACGTGCGGTGTTTTTTATTTGGAGCCACACGTGCGAGCGGGGGTCGTAGGCGTGGAGAGTTGTCACGTGCGAGTGGCGGAGGCTCTGGGTGAGGACTATGAGCCATGGCTTGATGGGTCTGACGTGAGCGAGGGAGGAGGAGACCGCACGCTTCCAGGAATTTGACACGTGAGAGACGGGCACAAGGTGGATGAGTGGCACGTGCGAGAATATGGCCTCTAAGATGTCCCCATGGATGGGTGCTTCTCCTGTTGATGACATtagtataaagataaaaattaagaatgaaTGTCTTGTGTTGTGTGTTTCTGTTTTTGAGAGGGAAACGGGAATGAAGGGGTTTATATAGAAAGTGTAAAAGGATAATGAACGAAGAGATCCCATGTTATCCAATGGTTGTGTGCCACCTCATTAGTGTCAGATGTGAGTTTGGTGACAGATGGGGACTTCTCCTCTATTCTCTAACCGACAATTCAGGAATGATTTGGTTAGAGAGaaaatttcttattaagtaGAAATGTTTAataaggtaaatatttattttttagtgtgtagataaatttatttacaaaagtgAAATCAATATTAGGAAACAGATGAGTTATCAGTTTTTTACACATtcaacaaaaatgattatttacttaaaatctaatttaatattcatatttttttctttttttatcattacacGCATAATATTAGaataagaacttaaaaaaataggaaaattagtataataataagtataatattgattaataagtaTAGTATGTTTATTATTCTGaatattttggataaataattattttcatcttttaacgTGTAGAGCGTCGATAAATTTACCTTAAATATGTCAAGTGGgttatttcattaataataaaacagATAAAAGTTAACAGATGAATGAATTTGTCACACATTTttcaatttaagaattaaaatttaaactttcatCTTTTAAGAACAAATTTATCAACACTTTACATACTAAAAGACGAAAATGACTAAttatccttaaaaaataatatagatataatatttgtttctcttttttattttttcttctacacAACCAAACATTCTTGATTCGTGTTGATTGATGTGCAACTTAGCAGGGAATCCCTTTCATCATCAATTTGACACGATTAAATCAATATGTGAACTGTATAAATTGTACCTTGACACGAGAGGGGGGATTATTGTcatccttcttttttattattattaaaaaaaaagattaaaattctaatattagtagtaaaaatcaaattcatgatttttttaaatgattttatttcttatcaatTAGATCAATTTTTATGGGTACCGTCATATTTTCTTTGGTCAACACAATGagtttttatagaaattatttgtataagtagttataggaattttttttatccacaagTAATTATAGGAAGTGAAAGTTAGGTTagtgtttttaaattatatttattaataaagaatccattaaaagattgataagaattgaaacaatttttttttttgtttacagatgttctttaatttgtaaattttaaaaaatattaaaacaaatttaaatacaattatacagaaaaaaaattatttttcggGATATTCCTAGCTGTATCCTAGACAACGTTAGAACTCAACTATCCATTATTTAAGAAAAGAGGCACAGCATATGTGCTGTGTTGCATCGACAACATTGTACTTATATAACTAGTCAATAATTCTGAAATAAACaagaaattgtaaaaaaataaaattagcaaCTCTTACagttaaaaagaattaaaaaagttaataataaaacttAAACTTTAGTTTTACTCTTATTGATGATATATATTTATGCCTTATAACTTAGATTTTTATATCGCACTCAACTATGGTAACGCTATGATGATGATACTAGAATTTTGTTGATAACTAATATTATGATAAATGTTCCGCACTGGTCGTGATGGACACGGTAGCAATacttaaaaagaatattaatgatattttctctatgaattgattatttttttttaaattattaattttagtaaattttaattctcaTCTAATATAAGTGACATTATCATTTCTCATACTTTAATACTCAAAGGCAAACCTTTAGGTATGTTTGAAGGAGTGAAaatacaaagtaaaaaaaattgagagaaaaaaattgaagaaaaaataaaagaaaattgatttcaagagataagaattttaaattttttttcttctattttctcctccaatttaaattttaaatttttttcacctttgttttctttcctttctatcAAACATAGGATTAGTTTATGATTATGTACTGGTAAGTTGTCGCAACGATGAAGATGCATGATGGTGATGAGTTCTCTAATTTtggataaaaatatgttttcttttctctcccaatatttttttggataatGTTCTTTtgcattatttaaaaattttattttaccctttataaaagtttaatacatttttagtttttatattttcaatattttatatatcaagAATTGGCATTATAAGTTAtagcttaaattttaatttaactcaAATCTATGTTAACTTTTAGGATAAAATTCGTTGACATTCTCTataatttgttgaaattttaattttttttaacgtaAATATTGTTAATACTCCTTAATTATTTGAACCATGCAtgttatactaaaaaaataagttataccGTATATTGACTATATTCCTACAAACAGGAATCCAATACAAAATTATGATGCATATAAAATTTCTAAGAAAGCATAAGAAGTGTTGCAATAATTTGCACTAACTTTGTAGTTGATCCCGATGACtgagtttcttttttgttattgaAGTGACCTGATGAATGACAGTTGAAACAGGGAAATAGCTAATGATTATGTCGAACCAACTGTTTTGTAAATGTGTTATAGTTGTACTATATAGtaacaataatttattgattataGTTCCCACCGTGATTACGTTGCTGAtgggagattttttttatacgtAGTAATagaatataagaattaaaagttTTACAATGATTTATGCATATTATTTGAGCTAACTCCTTTTATAATGATAGGAGATACGATTGTTTAATTCTTAATActtgaattaaatataaaataatattaatattatgagtttaatttgtagagaaaacacttttaaataaattttatattattattcaattacaaattatcagatattataaattttgttaaattttataacgATTATTTTAATGGTTAtaccaattatatttttttaataagtaatatTGATAGTGCAATTctttttacacatatagtaTATAAAGATGGACTCTTTAtgcattgtaaatatttacacgattaattaataaaaaaaatcattgtgttGACACCAAAATTGTTTGGCGATATAGCATGGTAGTCAACACTGGACGACTGATAGATAGTCTATTGcaaaatgactatttttttgCTGACAAAGGATTGGAAGAAGggtaaatttgataaaaaaacacacacacacacacaaggatGAAGCCCATGATCTGAAATACAATTGTTTTATGGAACACAGGTATACTATTTCCAGAGAAGATAATCATCATATTGGAGGTTAAGATCATGTAATCCATGATCATCCTAAAATTTAGGATAGTGGTTAGTACTTAGTAGTGTATCAGGAACGACTAATGGCTTGTAATAATCTTTTGTCTTATAAATGGGGAAATAATATGTAATTATGGGGACGATTATCATCAgtcaaaattatctttttttttttacttagatTTCTTACTTTCGCTCATTACTTTCCTATTTCTACTGCTTTAATCGCTTTGATTTACTTTCACACAATTTACATCAGTTGCTTATAATGTTCTTCTGCTGCAATTTTACATATAAGTAGCTTATCATAGAAATGCTGAATTTACAATTCTTTGGAGTAAACCAAAAACCTTATAAAGGAATATAGTCTCTTTCTTAAATCAATCACTTAAATGTAAAATGATTGGTGTTAGCTGACACAATGGCTTATAAGATTTCACACCAACacattgatataattttaaacaaatttttcataaatgggatttttaaaagtaaaaaacgttttacaactataaatatatatactatttagTGGTGGGAGTTTAAGTTATTGTAATTATGTATGatattatagtttttaatttattattattataataatgtttttcataatatattaaaatatatatttgttaatttatttaataatttaagtcgcttaattcattttaaatttattaaattattcagTGAtagatatgttatttttttaaaaaaaattattgtaaaatatttttagaaaaacttacaaAATAAAGTTAAGTCTTAAAAATGGGTATTTCTCAAGTGAATTGGttaatagaatttaaatttgacaaaTATGACAAGTATATTCAAGATAAAATCTAACTAGACCTGACTCATTTCATTCGTGCCCACGATTgcgattatatttttttctatggttataAAAAGTTCAGATTAaggaatgaaaattaatttcaacaaaaaattatagtaaaatttaCATATCACCTATCAACATGAATAAAATGAGAATAGAATCTAAATCATATATAACTAATGCGGAAGCGAAAAACTTGAATTTATGTAAGATACTCAATATTACTttccagaagaaaaaaaaactattttggtTATCTTAA of Glycine soja cultivar W05 chromosome 1, ASM419377v2, whole genome shotgun sequence contains these proteins:
- the LOC114409738 gene encoding F-box/kelch-repeat protein At1g23390-like, coding for MSSTGEAPIHGDILEAIFSHVPLIHLVPVSHVSNSWKRAVSSSLAHVRPIKPWLIVLTQSLRHSHVTTLHAYDPRSHVWLQIKNTARSHASPVRSSHSTLFYALTPSEFSFSLDALHLKWHYAPSPRVWRTNPVVARVGSRVVVAGGACEFEDDPLAVEMYDVNSQAWEACPSMPALLKSSTASSWLSVAVAGEIMHVTEKHSGVTYSFETISKTWKGPFSLRPHESVFHCVTGTLGERLMVAGLIGKVGNVKGVKLWEVRVRGGLGSGMEEVGEMPKEMVRKLFSGSELGSVEVTWIGDFVYVRNTSEPEELVLCEVLNHLNGVGCEWRSVRNAAVRCGARMVFCGGSVCMEDLQRAVMSENPTFSMKHV